In one window of Microbacterium natoriense DNA:
- a CDS encoding TetR/AcrR family transcriptional regulator, which translates to MASDKAATRVRLDRAMIIDAGMELAETGVASISVRDLGARLGADPTAIYRHFASKDALMSALLDELNGRAAASVGIPAEDWAGRLRALGEATLAAFMRYPAIGAEATTLTTHGPGELAAIELMLDALHRAGLRGQDLVRHYALLASHVLSVAAGIARARAGREVDTDDSPWIDAPLLADPRQFPLIAEHSVLLSDLKDREQFLLGIDVIIDAAARAAANA; encoded by the coding sequence ATGGCGAGCGACAAGGCAGCAACCAGGGTGCGACTGGATCGCGCGATGATCATCGACGCCGGAATGGAACTCGCCGAGACCGGGGTCGCCTCGATCTCCGTACGCGATCTCGGCGCGCGCCTCGGCGCGGATCCGACCGCGATCTACCGCCATTTCGCCAGCAAGGACGCGCTCATGAGCGCCCTGCTCGACGAGCTCAACGGCCGCGCGGCGGCCTCGGTCGGCATCCCCGCCGAAGACTGGGCGGGCAGGCTACGCGCGCTCGGCGAGGCCACACTCGCCGCGTTCATGCGCTATCCGGCGATCGGCGCGGAGGCGACGACCCTCACCACGCATGGGCCCGGCGAGCTCGCAGCCATCGAGCTCATGCTCGACGCATTGCATCGTGCCGGACTGCGCGGCCAGGACCTGGTGCGCCACTACGCGCTGCTCGCCTCGCACGTGCTCTCCGTCGCCGCGGGCATCGCGCGTGCGAGAGCCGGACGCGAGGTCGACACGGATGACAGCCCGTGGATCGACGCGCCTCTGCTCGCGGACCCGAGGCAGTTCCCGCTCATCGCCGAGCACAGCGTCCTGCTGTCCGACTTGAAGGACCGCGAGCAGTTCCTCCTCGGCATCGACGTGATCATCGATGCGGCGGCGCGGGCCGCCGCGAACGCCTGA
- a CDS encoding amidohydrolase produces MRRRAGDPCSLQSRDHHSTWASTAAIERAGVTAETPDPADGRIVREADGFPAGTFHEGAGDLFEHVRPDTSAELAYQGLLRAQEELIALGITGWQDAMVGAAVAGIADPLAAYERALDEGTLEVHVVGAQWWVRDGGIEQVERMLARRAEIARRHPDRRLDLGTTKIMVDGVAENQTAAMLDPYRDEAGHDTCNHGLSFIAPADLRCYVTALDAAGQQVHMHALGDRAVREALDALQEARDVNGSTDGRHHLAHIQVVAEQDVPRFAALGAIANIQALWATHEDQLDELTLPFLQDGQDARQYPFGDLARAGARFAAGSDWPVSTADPIAAIHVAVNRAYPGSGRGPLGGVHQRLDLETALAAYTSGSAYVNRREDDTGSVREGCLANLVVIDPNPFSVPASEIHRSRVTSTWIEGRLVYGAVPATTLKESR; encoded by the coding sequence ATGAGGCGGCGGGCGGGCGACCCGTGCTCGCTGCAGAGCCGCGATCATCACAGCACCTGGGCGAGCACCGCCGCCATCGAACGCGCAGGAGTCACCGCAGAGACGCCCGATCCCGCCGACGGTCGCATCGTCCGAGAGGCCGACGGCTTTCCGGCCGGCACGTTCCACGAGGGCGCGGGCGACCTGTTCGAGCATGTGCGGCCCGACACCTCGGCTGAGCTGGCCTATCAGGGACTGCTCAGAGCTCAGGAGGAACTCATCGCCCTCGGCATCACCGGCTGGCAGGACGCGATGGTCGGTGCAGCGGTGGCCGGGATCGCCGACCCGCTCGCCGCCTACGAGCGCGCACTCGACGAGGGCACCCTCGAGGTGCATGTCGTCGGAGCGCAGTGGTGGGTGCGCGACGGCGGCATCGAGCAGGTGGAGCGTATGCTGGCTCGCCGCGCAGAGATCGCCCGTCGGCATCCCGACCGCCGCCTCGATCTCGGAACCACGAAGATCATGGTCGACGGGGTCGCCGAGAACCAGACCGCAGCCATGCTCGACCCCTATCGCGACGAGGCCGGCCATGACACGTGTAATCACGGTCTCAGCTTCATCGCACCGGCCGACCTGCGTTGCTACGTCACGGCCCTCGACGCGGCCGGCCAGCAGGTGCACATGCACGCACTCGGCGATCGAGCCGTGCGCGAAGCGCTCGATGCGCTGCAGGAGGCGCGCGACGTCAACGGCTCGACCGATGGACGCCACCATCTCGCGCACATCCAGGTCGTGGCCGAGCAGGACGTGCCGCGATTCGCCGCCCTCGGCGCGATCGCGAACATCCAGGCCCTGTGGGCCACACATGAGGACCAGCTCGACGAGCTGACGCTCCCGTTCCTCCAGGACGGTCAGGACGCGAGGCAGTATCCCTTCGGAGATCTCGCGCGGGCCGGCGCCCGGTTCGCGGCCGGCAGCGACTGGCCGGTCTCGACCGCCGATCCGATCGCCGCGATCCACGTCGCCGTGAACCGTGCGTACCCCGGCTCCGGCAGAGGGCCACTCGGCGGCGTGCACCAGCGACTCGACCTCGAGACGGCGCTCGCCGCGTACACGTCGGGCAGCGCGTACGTGAACCGTCGCGAAGACGACACGGGCAGCGTTCGCGAAGGCTGCCTCGCCAACCTCGTCGTGATCGACCCGAACCCGTTCTCCGTGCCCGCATCCGAGATCCACCGCTCGCGCGTCACATCCACCTGGATCGAGGGCCGACTCGTCTACGGGGCCGTGCCCGCCACCACACTCAAGGAGTCCCGATGA